A single genomic interval of Eurosta solidaginis isolate ZX-2024a chromosome 3, ASM4086904v1, whole genome shotgun sequence harbors:
- the LOC137247310 gene encoding lamin-like protein translates to MKDYFKHMKYKYGEHTCMRLKYYSKQLAKLAKQVERLKFLLECKRYDLTPNHLKNSVKSITLTTTSQKLKQRLQKTKLEFLRKILKMEITQTNLDIKTTKDCIHYTEKELKYKLSETEFNTFKSKQHFISQNIGKETEETHASKIHTLKEQQLRNLGIRTNNDWFVNNTKISFPEEVKWLLSLGKKFTLPTTKTNFSPIHIIAEMEQAIQALNDDKAKEMARNKLSNRILQFKRNIKNNAMEKFITTAYNKSKSFLNLHKNKIIITEADKGNKTVVMYKIEYMEKMDTLLDDKKTYKKVRADPTDSLQKKNNKIVDDLYKQKYINASEKFKLFCSAAIAPRLYGLPKIHKPDMPLRPISSSVNVPCYQFSKYIGEKIQNVTSEEYNIKNVFRLKERLQDIHVDEDEVHKHNHEQMGPN, encoded by the exons ATGAAGGACTATTTTAAACACATGAAATATAAGTATGGCGAACACACATGCATGCGACTAAAATATTACAGCAAGCAATTAGCAAAACTAGCTAAACAAGTTGAGCGCCTAAAATTCTTATTAGAATGCAAAAGATACGATCTAACACCAAACCACCTCAAAAATTCTGTGAAAAGTATCACATTAACAACTACATCACAAAAATTAAAACAGCGACTACAAAAAACCAAACTTGAATTTCTACGCAAAATACTAAAAAtggaaataacacaaacaaatctGGATATAAAAACCACAAAAGATTGCATTCATTACACCGAAAAAGAGCTTAAATACAAACTAAGTGAAACAGAGTtcaatacatttaaaagcaaacaaCACTTCATTAGTCAAAATATAGGAAAAGAAACTGAAGAAACGCACGCATCGAAAATACATACCTTAAAAGAACAACAACTACGCAACCTAGGAATTCGGACAAACAACGATTGGTTCGTCAACAACACAAAAATAAGTTTTCCTGAAGAAGTAAAATGGCTACTATCTCTAGGGAAGAAATTCACATTACCTACAACAAAAACGAATTTCTCACCTATACACATAATAGCTGAAATGGAGCAAGCTATCCAAGCACTGAACGACGATAAGGCAAAAGAAATGGCAAGAAATAAACTGAGCAACCGAATTCTCCaattcaaaaggaatataaaaaacAATGCGATGGAAAAGTTTATTACAACAGCGTACAATAAAAGCAAGTCCTTCCTGAacttacacaaaaacaaaatcatcaTAACGGAGGCAGACAAGGGAAACAAAACAGTGGTAATGTACAAAATAGAATATATGGAGAAAATGGACACGCTATTAGACGACAAAAAGACATACAAAAAAGTCAGAGCTGACCCAACAGACTCcctacaaaagaaaaataataagataGTGGATGatctttataaacaaaaatacatcaaCGCAAGTGAAAAGTTTAAATTATTCTGCTCCGCAGCCATTGCACCCAGGCTTTATGGgctgccaaaaatccataaaccCGATATGCCCCTACGTCCAATATCATCCTCCGTAAATGTACCCTGCTACCAATTTTCTAAATATATaggagaaaaaattcaaaatgtaacGTCAGAAGAATACAATATCAAGAATGTATTCAGATTAAAAGAAAGACTTCAAGATATACATGTAGATGAAGATGAAGT CCATAAACATAATCATGAGCAAATGGGACCAAATTAA